One window of the Bombus pyrosoma isolate SC7728 linkage group LG5, ASM1482585v1, whole genome shotgun sequence genome contains the following:
- the LOC122567786 gene encoding uncharacterized protein LOC122567786 → MQINLRDKKVFEIASDNKDYDEQSENEMIQPKELRNLNLYIEDENRYRPLHSYVDSYNKHETINKIQHTNMYFHLKSKTWENSNIGEDDAPFIAGFKENLDKVITTSLSLDNDKNVALLIFTFRL, encoded by the coding sequence ATGCAGATCAATTTACGAGATAAAAAAGTATTCGAGATTGCCTCTGATAATAAAGATTATGATGAACaaagtgaaaatgaaatgatacAGCCtaaagaattaagaaatttaaaccTTTACATAGAAGATGAAAATAGATACAGACCACTACATTCATATGTAGACAGTTATAACAAACATGAaaccataaataaaatacagcatacaaatatgtatttccatttaaaatcaAAAACATGGGAGAACTCTAATATAGGGGAAGATGATGCACCATTTATTGCTGGTTTTAAGGAAAATCTTGATAAAGTAATTACTACTAGTTTATCATTAGATAATGATAAGAATGTagctttattaatatttactttcagATTATAA
- the LOC122567778 gene encoding 3'-5' ssDNA/RNA exonuclease TatD gives MAENTTASNAEEKAISSAMTQCYENYIIVDVGANLTNKKYSRDLDSVIQRAKDAGVQKIMVTGASIRSSKEALRLTRIYPGTLYSTAGVHPHDAKSWENPDTLQELESIANNPECVAVGECGLDYSRDFSDPETQRAVFHKQVELACQLAKPLVIHERGAQTDVLEVLNHYKNCLPPVLIHSFIGTAKEAQIYLDHGFYLGITGYLCKDKSDSGIRQLLEKRLAPLDRILVETDAPFMYPNTRASKLPVHVKDALTERSMTFLHRYCTFQRNEPCALPAIVEMVAAFMQIAPEEVALATAFNALKLFGLNQ, from the coding sequence ATGGCTGAAAATACTACTGCATCAAATGCAGAGGAAAAAGCTATTTCCTCAGCTATGACACAATGTTATGAGAATTATATCATAGTTGATGTTGGTGCCAATcttactaataaaaaatacagcaGAGATTTAGATAGCGTAATTCAAAGAGCAAAGGATGCAGGGGTACAAAAGATTATGGTAACAGGTGCAAGTATTCGTTCTAGTAAAGAGGCACTAAGATTAACTAGGATATATCCTGGTACTCTTTATTCTACTGCTGGTGTGCACCCTCATGATGCAAAATCATGGGAAAATCCTGATACTTTGCAAGAACTTGAAAGCATAGCTAATAATCCTGAATGTGTAGCAGTAGGAGAATGTGGCTTAGATTATAGTCGTGATTTTTCTGATCCTGAAACACAACGTGCTGTATTTCATAAACAAGTAGAACTTGCATGTCAATTAGCTAAGCCACTTGTAATACATGAAAGAGGTGCTCAGACAGATGTTCTAGAAGTTCTGAATcactataaaaattgtttaccaCCAGTTTTAATCCATTCATTTATCGGAACTGCGAAGGAAGCACAAATTTATTTAGACCATGGTTTTTATCTAGGAATTAcaggatatttatgcaaagaCAAATCTGATAGCGGAATAAGACAACTGTTGGAAAAAAGACTTGCACCTCTAGACAGAATATTAGTAGAAACAGATGCTCCATTCATGTATCCTAATACTAGAGCTAGCAAATTACCTGTACATGTTAAAGATGCTCTAACTGAACGATCCATGACATTTCTTCATCGTTACTGTACTTTTCAACGTAATGAACCATGTGCCTTACCAGCAATAGTAGAAATGGTAGCAGCATTTATGCAAATTGCTCCAGAAGAGGTTGCCTTAGCTACTGCTTTCAATgctttgaaattatttggtCTAAATCagtga
- the LOC122567777 gene encoding uncharacterized protein LOC122567777, whose translation MNKIIRTLVKDSMILHKWTILSNFSRMSSHDVSIVKNLMTNNEILDNENIMRNIEENGKNMDTKTAVRTIDILYQKFNRNKKLNQTDFTNSKGFGNICKVILKDVRSLSRYDTINILRCLLFFNVSANSVLIQTLLQMIRVSLNDFTVGQIMILYSMLYNMEKSFLSESLLRALPYAFKQQAQIELNSDSTNLFQALNFCSVINNLTVKRHILRILQRNKNKINLNNVMPIFNAIYSLPNLCLPSTQLLHYVQYMILINCNRLNFNEIEHLLHCISKKVLNSEKKFYNEALIDKLCSTASISNTTFQQNLIILQHLNDIRFSNIPLLNCLMEKYLENTNILERYSINIHTFIKGFIIADYIPHNWETVGRKLQNLIITIDCSIPNTVSTAFHLVSLNFYCPELIEKSFILYNFFCEKNSFLFVKDITLSVLKLYWCVKQLYPEYNGFVPDESKLNEIKIERDSSEISYLIDSLKEAVGGTEYIKSGLRTKFGEFVDYVVVIQPDGSFMNTNNYDNITFVEELASLTECSKILFFAFPIEAYSINKRNLLSTVKIQLKIIETLPGFHSFVINPYLWEKFSDKEKVLHLQKVIQLKQYNSK comes from the exons aTGAATAAGATTATTAGAACATTAGTGAAAGATTCAATGATACTCCATAAATGGactattttatcaaattttagtaGAATGTCAAGCCACG ATGTttcaattgttaaaaatttaatgacaAATAATGAGATTTTGGACAATGAAAACATTATGAgaaatattgaagaaaatggtaaaaacATGGATACAAAAACTGCTGTTAGAactatagatattttatatcaaaagttcaatagaaataaaaaattaaatcagaCGGACTTCACAAATTCCAAAggatttggaaatatttgtaaagtGATACTCAAAGATGTTAGATCTTTAAGCAGATATGATACTATAAACATTTTACGatgtttactattttttaatgtttcggCTAACAGTGTATTAATTCAAACATTGCTTCAAATGATACGTGTTTCCTTGAATGATTTCACAGTTGGACAGATAATGATTCTATATAGTATGTTATACAATATGGAAAAATCATTTCTGTCCGAATCTTTACTTCGTGCATTACCTTATGCTTTTAAACAGCAAGCTCAAATTGAACTTAATTCAGATAGTACTAATTTGTTTCAAGCCCTTAACTTCTGTTctgtgataaataatttaactgtaAAAAGGCatattcttcgaattttacagagaaataaaaacaaaataaatttaaataatgtaatgccaatttttaatgcaatatATAGTTTACCAAATTTGTGTCTACCTTCTACACAACTTCTAcattatgtacaatatatgatattgattaattgtaatagattaaatttcaatgaaatcgaGCATTTACTTCATTGCATTTCTAAAAAAGTTCTAAATTC agAAAAGAAGTTCTATAATGAAGCattaatagataaattatgTTCTACTGCGTCAATTAGCAATACTACTTTCCAACAAAACTTAATCATCTTACAGCATTTAAATGATATACGCTTTAGTAATATTCCTTTGTTAAATTGtctaatggaaaaatatcttgaaaatacaaatattttagaaagatattccattaatatacatacatttatcaAAGGCTTTATTATTGCTGATTATATACCACATAATTGGGAAACTGTAGgcagaaaattacaaaatcttaTTATCACTATAGATTGTTCAATACCTAACACAGTGTCTACTGCTTTCCATTTAGTttcactaaatttttattgtccggaattaatagaaaagtctttcatattatataattttttttgtgaaaaaaattcatttctttttgtaaaagatattacattatctgtgttaaaattatattggtGTGTAAAACAGCTTTATCCTGAATATAATGGATTTGTGCCAGATGAAAgcaaattaaatgaaattaaaattgaacgtGACAGTAGtgaaatatcttatttaataGATAGTTTAAAAGAAGCTGTTGGAGGTActgaatacataaaaagtgGTTTAAGAACAAAATTCGGCGAATTTGTTG attacGTTGTTGTCATACAACCAGATGGCTCTTTTATGAATactaataattatgataatattacatttgttGAAGAACTAGCATCGCTAACAGAATGTAGCaa aATTCTCTTTTTCGCTTTCCCAATAGAGGcatattctattaataaaagaaatttattatctacaGTGaagatacaattaaaaataatagaaacattacCAGGTTTCCACTCCTTTGTTATAAATCCATACCTCTGGGAGAAGTTCTCTGATAAAGAAAAAGTGTTACATCTTCAGAAAGTCATACAATTGAAACAGTACAATTCAAAATGA